From Coraliomargarita sinensis, a single genomic window includes:
- a CDS encoding YggS family pyridoxal phosphate-dependent enzyme, translated as MITFEEFEANVRSLQKRIAAACRDAERSENEVSLLPVTKNHPLDAVEFAAQAGLSAVGENRVQEAGYKRDSYTGEMRWELIGHLQSNKAKQAVAIFDRVQSVDSLKILRRLDRYAGEAGKTLPILLQCNTGEDPNKYGFDVESMNEAVELALEAEALQLDGLMTIAPLDDDPVVAKAAFEKLRDLRDELSARFGCALKELSMGMTGDLEQAIAAGSTQIRVGTALYGARENVQA; from the coding sequence GTGATTACTTTTGAGGAATTTGAAGCCAACGTCCGTAGCCTGCAGAAGCGCATCGCGGCGGCTTGTCGTGATGCCGAACGTAGTGAAAACGAAGTATCATTACTGCCGGTGACGAAAAACCATCCTCTGGACGCCGTGGAGTTTGCCGCTCAAGCTGGCTTGTCGGCGGTGGGTGAAAACCGAGTTCAGGAGGCCGGTTATAAGCGAGACTCATACACCGGCGAGATGCGATGGGAGCTAATCGGCCATTTGCAGTCGAACAAAGCCAAGCAGGCCGTGGCCATTTTTGACCGGGTGCAATCGGTGGATTCGCTCAAAATTCTCCGTCGTCTGGACCGTTACGCGGGGGAAGCGGGCAAGACCCTGCCTATTTTGCTCCAGTGTAATACCGGGGAAGATCCGAATAAATACGGGTTTGATGTGGAATCGATGAACGAGGCGGTGGAGCTTGCGCTTGAAGCGGAGGCCTTGCAACTGGACGGTCTGATGACGATTGCGCCGCTCGACGATGATCCGGTTGTCGCAAAAGCCGCCTTTGAAAAGCTGCGTGACTTGCGTGACGAGCTTTCGGCCCGATTCGGCTGCGCGCTGAAGGAGCTTTCCATGGGGATGACCGGGGACCTCGAGCAGGCGATAGCGGCCGGATCGACACAGATTCGTGTCGGCACGGCGCTGTACGGGGCACGTGAGAACGTACAGGCCTGA
- the rpsU gene encoding 30S ribosomal protein S21, producing the protein MSLEVKVRKGEPMERALRRLKKRLDREGVIRDVRANRYFEKPSQAKRRKKKELDFNNMLRVRYSNM; encoded by the coding sequence ATGTCACTTGAAGTAAAAGTCCGTAAAGGCGAGCCCATGGAACGTGCGCTCCGTCGTCTGAAAAAGCGCCTCGACCGCGAAGGTGTCATTCGCGATGTGCGCGCTAACCGCTATTTTGAAAAACCATCCCAAGCGAAGCGCCGTAAAAAGAAAGAGCTTGATTTCAATAACATGCTCCGCGTTCGCTATTCGAACATGTAG